A part of Gemmobacter sp. 24YEA27 genomic DNA contains:
- a CDS encoding cytosine permease — translation MSPARTYPAPDIIFHDEPEVLREAAAEDFSLHIVPPSWRSSRFSLSMAWFGLMSAMFWVVVGSMVALTVGTINTLIGIALSTIVYGILCGIAARFAARSGTSVALFSRAVFGQVGATFAALLFGVTITYYAIAEGSIVAIALQDYFGGRSASGISSSAFTARPSSCAVSGPGLTGSMASCCRFMCSGWSPV, via the coding sequence ATGAGCCCTGCCAGAACATATCCTGCCCCCGATATCATCTTCCATGACGAGCCCGAGGTGCTGCGCGAGGCCGCAGCGGAAGATTTCTCGCTGCATATCGTGCCGCCCTCGTGGCGAAGTTCACGCTTCTCGCTCTCGATGGCCTGGTTCGGGCTGATGAGCGCGATGTTCTGGGTGGTGGTCGGCAGTATGGTCGCGCTGACGGTCGGCACCATCAACACCCTGATCGGGATCGCGCTTTCGACCATCGTCTACGGCATCCTTTGCGGCATTGCAGCGCGCTTCGCCGCCCGCAGCGGCACCAGCGTCGCCCTGTTTTCCCGCGCGGTGTTCGGCCAGGTCGGCGCCACCTTCGCCGCGCTGCTGTTTGGGGTCACGATCACCTATTATGCCATCGCCGAAGGCTCGATCGTGGCTATCGCGCTGCAGGATTACTTTGGGGGCCGATCAGCCTCTGGTATTTCATCGTCTGCCTTTACAGCGCGCCCCTCGTCATGCGCGGTGTCAGGACCTGGCTTGACCGGATCAATGGCATCCTGCTGCCGCTTTATGTGTTCGGGCTGGTCGCCTGTGTGA
- a CDS encoding hydantoinase/oxoprolinase family protein: MSMDGAGAGPAPQRARTRLAIDVGGTFTDVFVLDENGNQTVAKVPSTKNPIDAIMNGAEAANIDWADVELFTHGTTVATNALITRNFKPVAMVTTEGFRDVLEIGRGTREDPWDAYKEGTPPYVRRRDRFAVKERINFRGEVLEPLDEDRAREIARILKKREVHAVAVCFINAYVNGAHELRMAEILAEVLGPDIAISTSHETHPEIFEDDRFSTTVANTILAPIIRPYARDIARRTSEAGYEADVLLLHSGGGVMTPATAEKYAARLAASGIAAGAIASKYFAELCGYQNSIGLDMGGTSADISLAEAGNIRMTDKWEVDWGHPICFPSIEVLTIGAGGGSISWLDKAGSLRNGPQSAGSVPGPACYAAGGTEPTNTDANIILGRVGTTLAGGKKSLNRDAALTAMHKIADPLKLDLVEASLATLRVANANMADAVRLISIARGHDPRDFALVAFGGRARCMVLISRANSISPWSSCRPIPA; this comes from the coding sequence ATGAGCATGGACGGAGCGGGCGCGGGCCCGGCACCGCAACGGGCGCGCACGCGCCTTGCCATTGATGTTGGCGGGACATTTACGGATGTTTTTGTTCTGGATGAGAACGGAAATCAGACAGTTGCGAAAGTTCCCAGCACAAAGAACCCGATTGACGCGATTATGAATGGCGCCGAGGCCGCCAATATCGACTGGGCGGATGTCGAGCTTTTCACCCATGGCACCACGGTGGCCACCAACGCGCTGATCACCCGCAATTTCAAGCCGGTGGCCATGGTGACGACCGAAGGGTTCCGCGATGTTCTGGAAATCGGGCGAGGCACCCGCGAAGACCCCTGGGATGCCTATAAAGAGGGTACGCCGCCTTATGTGCGCCGCCGTGACCGGTTTGCGGTGAAAGAACGGATCAATTTCCGTGGTGAGGTTCTGGAACCTCTGGATGAGGACCGCGCCCGGGAAATTGCGCGCATCCTGAAAAAGCGCGAGGTTCATGCGGTCGCGGTCTGTTTCATCAATGCCTATGTGAATGGCGCGCATGAATTGCGCATGGCGGAGATCCTTGCCGAAGTTCTGGGGCCGGATATTGCAATCTCGACTTCGCATGAAACCCATCCCGAGATCTTTGAGGATGACCGGTTCTCGACCACGGTCGCCAATACCATTCTTGCCCCGATCATCCGCCCCTATGCCCGCGATATTGCGCGCAGAACCTCGGAAGCGGGCTATGAGGCGGATGTGCTTTTGCTCCATTCCGGCGGCGGGGTGATGACGCCGGCCACGGCCGAGAAATATGCCGCGCGGCTTGCGGCCTCGGGCATTGCCGCCGGCGCCATCGCCAGCAAATATTTCGCCGAGCTTTGCGGCTATCAGAACTCCATCGGGCTCGATATGGGCGGCACCTCGGCGGATATCTCGCTGGCCGAGGCCGGCAATATCCGCATGACCGATAAATGGGAGGTCGACTGGGGCCATCCGATCTGTTTCCCCTCGATCGAAGTGCTGACCATCGGCGCGGGCGGGGGTTCGATCTCCTGGCTCGACAAGGCGGGGTCTTTGCGCAACGGGCCGCAATCGGCGGGTTCTGTGCCGGGGCCGGCCTGCTATGCGGCGGGCGGAACTGAGCCGACCAATACGGATGCCAATATCATCCTTGGCCGGGTCGGCACCACGCTGGCGGGGGGCAAGAAATCCCTCAACCGCGATGCAGCACTGACGGCGATGCACAAGATCGCCGATCCGCTGAAGCTGGATCTGGTCGAGGCCTCGCTTGCCACTTTGCGCGTTGCCAATGCCAATATGGCCGATGCGGTGCGGCTGATCTCGATTGCCCGCGGCCATGACCCGCGCGATTTTGCGCTGGTGGCTTTCGGGGGGCGGGCCCGCTGCATGGTGTTGATATCGCGCGCGAACTCAATATCCCCGTGGTCATCGTGCCGCCCAATCCCGGCGTGA
- a CDS encoding hydantoinase B/oxoprolinase family protein, which produces MTGKKQSLSLSDKGIQFPPPPEQRMTEFKSQLDPITFEVLRNAFVNIVDQMAEQLLRTCYSFVIYCRDFSSGLSDPEGNLVMQGTGDIAAHVGTLHYTCKAVIEDFAGDIHPGDVFIINDPFRGGSHFNDTRILRPMFYEGELIGWSQANGHWADMGGATPGSFNITALDHMGEGLRITPTRVWSKGVWLEDVAKMIANNTRNPGDVIGDMQAQAEATAVAEREILRLCGKYGVETIKIAFREVQDWVEVLMRQRLAELPDGTWYAEDYIDQDPKLEEGLIPIKIKFTIEGNHAHYDLSGSHPQISTFLNAAYGGSFAGIVAGTKYQFPDLPLNSGLYRAVTVNVGEPGTVVNANWPSPCAGFCSGPFEKLMNSVFGLWADIMPERTMGCAFNLEYLLVGGRDTRIEGKPYFMWYDWMAGGWGGRNGRDGFNATAPVFGAQYGIQPLEGQERLAPVLTKCHDFVQDSAGPGESRGGLGAEKGGSVFEGERIVVSYCCDRERSVTWGMWGGLPSIPHGVWLNKGTERERYLGSIFSNLPIELDDVFTRPSAGGGGVGDPLLRDPALVCEDVADEYVSVRRARIDYGVVIRVVDADLAQYEVDEAATQAERARIAAERPGWLDADPAEVAARYRAGEFNEMDCVRQYGVILDWGNGELLANTTAQFREMMKRRVLPYWGKTLAVLSEEAGERLKAAA; this is translated from the coding sequence ATGACCGGCAAAAAACAATCTCTCAGCCTTTCCGACAAGGGCATCCAGTTCCCGCCGCCACCCGAACAGCGGATGACCGAGTTCAAATCGCAGCTTGATCCGATCACCTTTGAGGTGCTGCGCAATGCCTTCGTCAATATCGTTGACCAGATGGCCGAGCAGCTTTTGCGCACCTGCTATTCCTTCGTGATCTATTGCCGCGACTTTTCGTCCGGCCTCAGCGATCCCGAGGGCAATCTGGTGATGCAGGGCACCGGCGATATCGCGGCCCATGTCGGCACGCTGCATTACACCTGCAAGGCAGTGATCGAGGATTTCGCGGGCGATATCCATCCCGGTGACGTCTTCATCATCAATGATCCGTTCCGCGGCGGCAGCCATTTCAACGATACCCGCATCCTGCGCCCGATGTTTTATGAGGGCGAGCTGATCGGCTGGTCCCAGGCCAATGGTCACTGGGCCGATATGGGGGGGGCGACGCCGGGCTCGTTCAACATCACCGCGCTTGACCATATGGGCGAAGGGCTTCGCATCACGCCGACCCGCGTCTGGAGCAAGGGTGTCTGGCTGGAAGATGTGGCGAAGATGATCGCCAATAACACCCGCAACCCCGGTGATGTGATCGGGGATATGCAGGCCCAGGCCGAGGCGACCGCCGTGGCCGAACGCGAGATCCTGCGGCTTTGCGGCAAATATGGTGTCGAGACGATCAAGATCGCCTTCCGCGAAGTGCAGGACTGGGTCGAGGTGCTGATGCGTCAGCGCCTGGCCGAACTGCCCGACGGCACCTGGTATGCCGAGGATTATATCGACCAGGATCCCAAGCTCGAAGAGGGGCTGATCCCGATCAAGATCAAGTTCACCATCGAGGGCAATCATGCCCATTACGACCTCTCCGGTTCGCATCCGCAGATCTCGACCTTCCTCAACGCGGCCTATGGCGGGTCTTTCGCGGGGATCGTGGCGGGCACGAAATACCAGTTCCCGGATCTGCCGCTGAATTCGGGCCTCTACCGCGCGGTCACCGTCAATGTGGGCGAGCCGGGGACGGTGGTGAATGCCAACTGGCCCAGCCCCTGCGCCGGTTTCTGTTCCGGCCCGTTCGAGAAGCTGATGAATTCGGTCTTCGGGCTCTGGGCCGATATCATGCCCGAACGCACCATGGGCTGCGCCTTCAATCTTGAATATCTGCTGGTCGGCGGGCGGGATACCAGGATCGAGGGCAAGCCCTATTTCATGTGGTATGACTGGATGGCGGGCGGCTGGGGCGGCCGCAACGGGCGCGACGGCTTTAACGCCACTGCTCCGGTCTTTGGCGCGCAATACGGCATCCAGCCGCTGGAGGGCCAGGAGCGCCTCGCCCCCGTGCTGACCAAATGCCATGATTTCGTGCAGGATTCCGCCGGACCCGGCGAATCCCGCGGCGGGCTTGGCGCCGAAAAAGGCGGCTCGGTCTTTGAGGGCGAACGCATCGTCGTCTCGTATTGCTGCGACCGCGAACGCTCGGTCACCTGGGGGATGTGGGGCGGTCTGCCCTCGATCCCGCATGGCGTCTGGCTGAACAAGGGGACAGAGCGCGAGCGCTATCTCGGCTCGATCTTCTCGAACCTGCCGATCGAGCTTGATGATGTCTTTACCCGCCCTTCGGCCGGGGGAGGGGGCGTGGGCGACCCCTTGCTGCGCGATCCGGCACTGGTCTGCGAGGATGTGGCCGACGAATATGTCAGCGTCCGGCGGGCACGGATCGACTATGGCGTGGTCATCCGCGTCGTCGATGCCGATCTCGCGCAATATGAGGTCGACGAGGCCGCAACTCAGGCCGAACGCGCCCGGATCGCCGCCGAGCGCCCCGGCTGGCTCGACGCCGATCCCGCCGAAGTCGCGGCGCGCTACCGCGCGGGCGAGTTCAACGAGATGGACTGTGTCCGGCAATATGGCGTCATCCTGGACTGGGGCAATGGCGAGCTGCTCGCCAATACAACCGCCCAGTTCCGCGAAATGATGAAGCGCCGCGTCCTGCCCTATTGGGGCAAAACGCTCGCCGTGCTGAGCGAGGAGGCCGGCGAACGGCTGAAAGCTGCCGCCTGA